Within Sphingobium sp. KCTC 72723, the genomic segment ACGGTGCGCTATGCCGATCTGGGTTCCAACGAGATTTACCGCCGCTTCATCGCCGAAGCGCGGGGCCGCAAGCCGTCGGCCGATCTGGTCTGGTCGTCGGCGATGGACAGTCAGGTGAAGCTGATCAACGACGGTTTCGCGCAGGCCTATGCCAGCCCGGAAAAGCCCGCTTTGCCTGCATCTGCGGTGTGGAAGAATATGGGTTTTGGCGTCACCGCCGAACCGATCGCCTATGTCTATAATCGCAAGGCTATCCCCGACGCGCGCGCGCCGCGCAGCCATGCCGCGCTGGAAGCTATGCTGCGGCGCGACCGGCGGGCGCTGACGGGAAAGGTCGCGACCTTCGATCCGGCACGCTCTAACACCGGCTATCTCTATTTGACGCAGGACCATGCGATCACCCGCGATACCGGCGCGCTAGTGCAGGCGCTGGCGGCGACGCGCCCGGTGCTGTCGATCACTACCGAACCGATGCTGCGCGGCGTGGCGGAGGGGAAGCTGACCATCGCCTATAACGTCATTGGTTCCTACGCGCTGGAACGGGCGCGGCGCGACCCGCGCATCGGCGTCATTTTCCCGCAGGATTACACCATCCAGATGTCGCGCATCGCCTTCATCGCGCGCGACGCGCGGCATCCTGCGGGGGCGAAGCTGTTCCTCGATTTCCTGTTGTCGCGTGCAGGGCAATCGCTGCTGGCGCGCAACAGCCTGTGGCCCGTGCGCGCCGACATAAAGGCGCGCCGCCTGCCCGCCGGCCAAGCCCGGCCGATCCGCGTCGGTCCCCAGCTTCTCGTTAATCTCGATCACCTCAAGCGCCAGCGCTTCCTGCGCGAATGGACCGCTGCCCTTGCCAATGGAGCCAAGACCCAATGATGTTTTCCGTTTTGCGTGGCGGTTGCGCCCTTGTCGCGCTGATCGCGGCTACGCCTGCTCTGGCGCAAGCGCCGTCGAGCGCCGAACTGGCCGATCTGGTCCGCGCGCAGGCAGCGGAAATCGCGACTCTGCGCGCCCGTCTCGACCGGCTGGAAGGCGCGCAGGCAGCGGCCCCGCAACCCCAGGTCGCGCAGCAGCAAGCCGCCCCGCCGCCGATGATCGTCACTCCCTTCGCGCCGCAAATCGTGCCGCCCGGCCCGGCGGATATCGACGTGGCGCAGGCGCGGGCGATTGCCGCCAACGAAGTGGGCCTGAAAACCGAATGGGGTGCGGGCCTGCCGGTGTTCCGTTCGGCGGACGGCGTTTTCACCTATAAGCCGCGCGGGCGCATATTGGTGGATGTCAGTTCGACCATGGGGTCGCGCTACGAAGGGCGCAACACGACGACGACGGGGATGCGCGCGCTGCGCCTTGGCCTGGAAGGCGGGGTGGGACCGCATTTCTTCTATCAGTTCGAAACCGATTTTTCGGAAAATGAAGTCGATATCGTCACGGCCTTCATGGGCTGGCGCAACAAGATCAGCGATAGGCTAGATTATGACGTCCGCGTCGGCCATCTGTTCAACGATCGCGCTTTCGAAGGCAGCACGGGGTCGGACTCCACCCCCTTTCTGGAGCGCGGCGCAGTATCCACCGCGATCATTCCGCAGCGCGGCTTCTATGGCATCGGCATCATGGGCCGCGTGTTCGGTCCCGGCTTCCATGCTTCGGTCAGCGTGACGGGTGACCGGGTGGACGGGCAGCAGGCGACCAACGACAGCCGCACCGTGGCGGCCCGCGCGCACTGGAACCCGGTCATGACCGACAGGGCGCTGCTGCATGTCGGGGCATGGGGTTTCGACGAAGCGCTCTCGTCCGCTGCCACCACCCTGACCCGCAACACCGTGATGGGCGGGCGGTTCAATGGCGCGGTGCGGGTCGGCACGGGCGAATTGCTCGGCGGCCGTTCGACCACTGGCTATGGCGTGGAACTGGGCGGTTATGTCGGCGGATTGTGGCTGATGGGGGAGGCGGGGCAACGGATCGCCCGGCTGGACGCGGGACGCCCCGATTTCAGGAGCAAGGCGTGGAGCGTATCGACCGGCCTGTTCCTGACCGGCGAATTGCCACCCTATAACCCGCGCCTTGGCAGTTTTGGCCAGCCCAATGTGCTGAACCCGCTGCTGGACGGCGGATCGGGCGCGATAGAGTTGACCGCGCGCTACGAAAATCTCGATTATACCGACCTGTTGCTGGGCGGCGAGGGGTGGGCCGCGACGGTGGGCGTGAACTGGTATCTCAACAGCTTCACCCGATTCCAGGTCAACGCCATCCAGTGGCACACCGACAATCGCGCCGGCACCTTTACCGGCAGCGACGATGGCCAGACGCTCAGCGCCCGTGTCGGCGTGACCTTCTAATCCCCCAATTATCCCTATTGTCTAGGACTCAGCGATGAACCTTGCCCTGCTCGGCTTCCTGATGGTCGCCACATTCATGACGCTGATCATGACCAAACGGATGACGCCGCTGGTGGCGCTCATCATCATCCCTTCCATGTTCGGCGTCATCGCGGGACAGGCGGCGGGGCTGGGCGACATGATGATCGACGGGATCAAGAATCTGGCCCCCACCGGCGTCATGCTGTTGTTTGCGATCCTGTTCTTTTCGACCATGACCGACACGGGCCTGTTCGATCCGCTGGTCGGGCGGCTGATCAAGATCGTGCATGGCGATCCGCTGCTGATCCTGATGGGTTCGGTGGTGCTGTGCGCGGTCGTCAGCCTGGATGGCGACGGATCGACCACATATATCATCACCATCGCCGCGCTGTTGCCGCTCTACAAACGGTTCGACATGAACCGGCTCTATCTGTGCTGCCTGCTGATGGTGACGAGCGGGATCATGAACCTGACGCCATGGGGCGGGCCGACCGCGCGCGCGGCCAGCGCATTGAAGCTGGACGCGGCGACTTTGTTCCTGCCGCTCATCCCCGGCATGATCGCGGGTCTGGCCTTCCTGATCGGTCTGGCCTTCTGGTTCGGGATCAAGGAACGGCGTCGGCTGGGCCATGTTCACGCGCATCAGCCCGACGCGCCATCGGACCTTGGCGTATCGCAATATCCAGAAGCGCGCCGTCCCCATCTGCGCTGGTTCAACGGCGCGCTGGTCGTGGCGCTGCTGGTGCTGCTGGTATGGGGCATATTGCCGCTGTCGGTGCTGATGATGATTGCCTTCGCCATCGCCATGATCGTCAACTATCCCGGCGTCGCGCAGCAGAAGGAGCGGATCGCCGCCCATGCGGGCAATGTCCTGTCGGTCGTGTCGCTGATCTTCGCGGCGGGCATTTTCACCGGCATCCTTGGCGGCACCGGCATGGTGGAGGCAATGAGCAAGGAAGTGGTCGGCATCATCCCGCCCGCGCTTGGTCCCTATATGGCGCCGATCACGGCGCTATTGTCGATGCCCTTCACTTTCTTCATTTCCAACGATGCCTTCTATTTCGGGATGTTGCCGATCCTGGCCGAAGCGGGCGCGCATTATGGCGTCGATCCGATGGCGATCGCGCGCGCATCGCTGATGGGGCAGCCGGTGCATCTGCTCAGCCCGCTGGTCCCGTCCACCTATCTGCTGGTCAGTCTGTCGGGCATTGACCTCGCCGATCATCAGCGCTTCACTTTGCTGCCCGCCGTCGCGGTATGCATCGTCATGACGCTGGTGGGGATGATCGCGCTGGCCTTCCCGTTCGTTGCATAAGGGGCTGGCTGTCCTGTTCCGCTTCCTTGGTGCCTTGATCGTCGGGGCATCGGGCGGCGCGCTGTTCGCAGGGATGGGCGCGCCGCTGCCCTGGGTGCTGGGTTCCATGGCCGCCTGCGCCATCGCCAGCATATCGGGCCTGCCCATTCAGGCGGCCGCCGCAACGCGCCGCCCGATGGCGGCCATGATCGGCGTGGTGCTGGGCAGCAGTTTCAGCCCGGCCCTGTTCGCGCACGCAGGCGCATGGGTCGTCCCGCTGATCGCGCTGCCCTTCTTCCTGACCAGTGCGGCCCTGCTGTGCGTCACCTATTTCCGCAAAGTGGCCGGGTTCGATCCGGCGACCGCCTATTTTGCCGGGATGCCCGGCGGCATCGCCGAAATGGTGGTGATGGGCGGGGAACGCGGCGCGGACGAGCGGATGGTGGGATTGATCCACGGCGCGCGCATCTTTCTGGTCGTTTTCATCCTGCCCTTTTTGATCCGGCTCTATCATGGGCCGGGTGGCACCGTTGTGGCGACGCCGGTGACGGGCGATGTCGCCGACTGGTCACTGCTCGGCTGGGCATCGGGCTGCATCATCGTCGGGCTGGCGCTGGGCCGCCTGTTGCGTCTGCCCGCATGGCATCTGGTCGGGCCGCTGGCGGTGAGCGCCGCCGTGCATATGAGCGGCCTTGCCGATTTCCGCGTGCCATCATGGGCGCTGGCCGCCGCGCAGGTCGGGCTGGGCGCGACCATTGGCTGCCGCTTCGTTGGCCTGCGCCTGCCCGTGCTGCTCCGCACGCTGTTGCTGGCGGCGGGATCGACCGTCATTTTGCTGGCGGTCACGTTCGTCTGGGCGGCGGGGGTCAGCGCGCTGACCGGGATCGACCCGGTGCTGCTGACCTTGGCCTATTCGCCCGGCGGCCTTGCCGAAATGAGCATCGTCGCGCTCAGCCTGGCGCTGGAGCCGGGCTTCATCATCGTCCACCACCTGACCCGCGTCGTGCTGGTGCTGGTCGGCGCGCCGATAGGCTTTACGGCAGCAGCGTCATCAGCCCGGTCGCCGGATCGGTAAAGCCTTCATAGATCATCTTGCCCGCGACATAGAGGATGACGAGCAGGCCGACATAGGCGATCGCGCGATACCGTTCGATGACGCGGGCCAACAGGTTGGCGGCAATACCCATCAACGCGACGGACAGGACCAGCCCGATGACGAGGATGCCGGGATGGTCGCGCGCCGCGCCCGCGACGGCCAGCACATTGTCCAAACTCATGCTGACATCGGCAATGGCGACGGCCCATGCCGCCTGGGCAAAGCCCTTGGGTGCGGCATTGCCGGCTATGTCCTGCGCATCTTCCGCCGCGCCACCCGACCGCAGTTCGCGCCACATTTTCCACGCGACCCACACCAGCAGCAACCCGCCGGCAAAGACGAGGCCGACCAGCTGCATCAACTGCGTCACCAGCAGGGCGAAGGCGATGCGCAGCACCAGCGCGGCGATGACGCCGATGGCGATCACCTTGCGCCGCGATGCTGGCGGCAGGCCCGCTGCCAATGCGCCCACGACGATGGCATTGTCCGCTGCCAGCATGATGTCGATCAGCACGACCTGACCAAAGGCCGCGAGCGTCGCTGCCGTGCCAAGGTTGGAAAAATCCGCGACGATATGGTGCCAGATTTCGGTCATGTGTCAGTCGCCCCTTGCCTGTCGCGCGTTCGGCCGGGGCTTTAGGAAGTCAAGCTGTCACCAGCCTTTCAGCCGGAGCGGGAAGAAAGGGGGCAGCCGCGTCATGCGACCGCCCCTTTCCGCTACCGCCACGTCGCGGGCTGTTACTTGCTTTCGGTCACGATCAGCGATTTGCCTGCATATTGGCCGGGCTTTACGTTGCGAATGGTCTGGAGCTTGCGGCCCTTCGCGCCCATCCATGTGACTTCGACCGTGACTGGCTCCAGAGTCTTGAGGCCGAAATGCACCGGCGCGGCATTTTCCGAATTATAGCCATCGCCGGTCGATAGTTGCCGGGTCGCGACGATCTTGCCCGCCTTGTCGTAGAGGCGCACTTCGGCCCCCATGCGCGTGAAGCGCCCCTTGGCGTCGAGCAGCAGCACCGACAGGCTGCGCTTCGCAGCGGCAGGGGCCATGTCGTTGTGGAACAGGAAATGGCCGCCCTTGTCGGTGTAACCACGCATCACCGACAGGTCGATCGCGCCGTCGCGGTCATAATCGACCCATTGCACGCCATGATCGCCGACATTGATTTTCGAGGTGGGGGTCAGGACGTTGACGAAGCCCTTGCCCGCTTCATTGTGGAACAGGCTGTTTTTGGGCTGCTGCTGGTTACGTTCGCCGGTGTAGGATGTGACGAACAGGTCGATGAAGCCGTCATTGTCATAATCGCCCCACACCGCGCCCACCGCATGATTTTCGATGCCGACGCCCATATCCTTGGCGACGTTGGTGAAACTGCCATCGCCATTATTGTGATACAGCGCGTTCACGCCATAATTGGGGACGAACAGGTCGAGATGGCCGTCATTGTCATAATCGCCCACGGCGCAACCGACACCGCCTTCTTCCTTTGTCCGCCCCGGATTGTCGAGACCAATGGATGCGGCGACATCGACGAAGCCGGTCCCATCGTTGCGCCATAGCGAATCGGGTGCGCCCGACTGGTTTGCCAGAAACACGTCGAGATCACCGTCGCGGTCATAATCGAACCAGCAGGCACCGACCGTGGGGCGTGTGTCCGACGGGCCAGTCCCGGCAAAAACCTGCGTAAACTTGCCGCCGTCATTGCGGAACAGCGCGTTGGCGCCAATGCGGTTGGCGGAGTAAACGTCCAGATCGCCGTCATTGTCATAGTCGATCCAGCTAGTCTGCCGCGCCGACCGGCCAGGGATGGTGAGGCCCAGTTCCGGCGCGACATTGGTAAATGCCTTGCCGCCCTTATTATGGAAAACCAGGCTCAGCTGGTCGGGCATGGTCGCCCCGCCCAGCAGGTCGGCCCAGCCATCGCCGTCATAATCGCCCCAAGCCACGCCGCGCATTTCCGGGCCGGATGTGGGCAGGCCCAGTTGCGGCCCGACATTGACGAAATGCCCCTTGTCATTGCGATAGAGGCGAATGTCGCCGCCCTTCAGCGACACGGCCAGATCCAGATCGCCGTCGCGGTCGAAATCGGCCCAGCTGTTGGACAGCGACCCGGCAATGGCGAAATCGGCGGTCTGGACCGACGTGAACGCTGGTTCTGCCGGTGTTTGGGCCTGTGCCGCCTGGGCGAGCAGCAGGAAGGGCAGCGTATGGCAAAGTGTGCGGGTCAATGACGGCATGGAAAATCCCCCTTTTGTGTCAGATGCGGCTGGTGGTGCGGGTGTCGGGCATACGCAGGTAGACGATCAGCGACACGCCGATCATGGCCGTGACGTACCAGAAGAAGCCTTGTTCGATTCCGGCCTGCTTCATCCAGAGCGCGGCATATTCCGCCGTTCCGCCGAACAGCGTGTTGGCCAGCGCATAGGGCAGGGCGACGCCAAGCGTGCGGATATGGGCGGGAAACAGCTCTGCCTTCACGATGGCGTTGATCGACGTATAGCCGGTGACGATCACCAGCCCCGACAGGACCAGCAGGAACGCACCGAAGGAGGATGTGACAGTCTGTAACCGGGTGAAGATCAGCGTCGTGAACAACACGCCGCTGATGCCGAAACCAAGCAACAGCGGCTTGCGCCCGATCCGGTCGGACAGCCATCCCGCCATGGGTTGCAACAGCATGTAGATGAACAGCGCCGACGCCATGATCGCGGTCGCGGTCTGGCGACCAAAACCTGCGCTATTGACCAGGAATTTCTGCATATAGGTGCTGTAGGCG encodes:
- a CDS encoding OprO/OprP family phosphate-selective porin; the encoded protein is MMFSVLRGGCALVALIAATPALAQAPSSAELADLVRAQAAEIATLRARLDRLEGAQAAAPQPQVAQQQAAPPPMIVTPFAPQIVPPGPADIDVAQARAIAANEVGLKTEWGAGLPVFRSADGVFTYKPRGRILVDVSSTMGSRYEGRNTTTTGMRALRLGLEGGVGPHFFYQFETDFSENEVDIVTAFMGWRNKISDRLDYDVRVGHLFNDRAFEGSTGSDSTPFLERGAVSTAIIPQRGFYGIGIMGRVFGPGFHASVSVTGDRVDGQQATNDSRTVAARAHWNPVMTDRALLHVGAWGFDEALSSAATTLTRNTVMGGRFNGAVRVGTGELLGGRSTTGYGVELGGYVGGLWLMGEAGQRIARLDAGRPDFRSKAWSVSTGLFLTGELPPYNPRLGSFGQPNVLNPLLDGGSGAIELTARYENLDYTDLLLGGEGWAATVGVNWYLNSFTRFQVNAIQWHTDNRAGTFTGSDDGQTLSARVGVTF
- a CDS encoding CitMHS family transporter, whose translation is MNLALLGFLMVATFMTLIMTKRMTPLVALIIIPSMFGVIAGQAAGLGDMMIDGIKNLAPTGVMLLFAILFFSTMTDTGLFDPLVGRLIKIVHGDPLLILMGSVVLCAVVSLDGDGSTTYIITIAALLPLYKRFDMNRLYLCCLLMVTSGIMNLTPWGGPTARAASALKLDAATLFLPLIPGMIAGLAFLIGLAFWFGIKERRRLGHVHAHQPDAPSDLGVSQYPEARRPHLRWFNGALVVALLVLLVWGILPLSVLMMIAFAIAMIVNYPGVAQQKERIAAHAGNVLSVVSLIFAAGIFTGILGGTGMVEAMSKEVVGIIPPALGPYMAPITALLSMPFTFFISNDAFYFGMLPILAEAGAHYGVDPMAIARASLMGQPVHLLSPLVPSTYLLVSLSGIDLADHQRFTLLPAVAVCIVMTLVGMIALAFPFVA
- a CDS encoding AbrB family transcriptional regulator; translation: MHKGLAVLFRFLGALIVGASGGALFAGMGAPLPWVLGSMAACAIASISGLPIQAAAATRRPMAAMIGVVLGSSFSPALFAHAGAWVVPLIALPFFLTSAALLCVTYFRKVAGFDPATAYFAGMPGGIAEMVVMGGERGADERMVGLIHGARIFLVVFILPFLIRLYHGPGGTVVATPVTGDVADWSLLGWASGCIIVGLALGRLLRLPAWHLVGPLAVSAAVHMSGLADFRVPSWALAAAQVGLGATIGCRFVGLRLPVLLRTLLLAAGSTVILLAVTFVWAAGVSALTGIDPVLLTLAYSPGGLAEMSIVALSLALEPGFIIVHHLTRVVLVLVGAPIGFTAAASSARSPDR
- a CDS encoding CRTAC1 family protein translates to MPSLTRTLCHTLPFLLLAQAAQAQTPAEPAFTSVQTADFAIAGSLSNSWADFDRDGDLDLAVSLKGGDIRLYRNDKGHFVNVGPQLGLPTSGPEMRGVAWGDYDGDGWADLLGGATMPDQLSLVFHNKGGKAFTNVAPELGLTIPGRSARQTSWIDYDNDGDLDVYSANRIGANALFRNDGGKFTQVFAGTGPSDTRPTVGACWFDYDRDGDLDVFLANQSGAPDSLWRNDGTGFVDVAASIGLDNPGRTKEEGGVGCAVGDYDNDGHLDLFVPNYGVNALYHNNGDGSFTNVAKDMGVGIENHAVGAVWGDYDNDGFIDLFVTSYTGERNQQQPKNSLFHNEAGKGFVNVLTPTSKINVGDHGVQWVDYDRDGAIDLSVMRGYTDKGGHFLFHNDMAPAAAKRSLSVLLLDAKGRFTRMGAEVRLYDKAGKIVATRQLSTGDGYNSENAAPVHFGLKTLEPVTVEVTWMGAKGRKLQTIRNVKPGQYAGKSLIVTESK
- a CDS encoding YjbE family putative metal transport protein (Members of this highly hydrophobic protein family,regularly are found preceded by the yybP-ykoY manganese riboswitch (see RF00080). A metal cation transport function is proposed.), coding for MTEIWHHIVADFSNLGTAATLAAFGQVVLIDIMLAADNAIVVGALAAGLPPASRRKVIAIGVIAALVLRIAFALLVTQLMQLVGLVFAGGLLLVWVAWKMWRELRSGGAAEDAQDIAGNAAPKGFAQAAWAVAIADVSMSLDNVLAVAGAARDHPGILVIGLVLSVALMGIAANLLARVIERYRAIAYVGLLVILYVAGKMIYEGFTDPATGLMTLLP
- a CDS encoding ABC transporter substrate-binding protein produces the protein MRRVIQIMTALASLSVTASPTLAQRPTGYPRSYDQLIADARAERQVVVYANADTAEMAPVILAFQRRYAGVTVRYADLGSNEIYRRFIAEARGRKPSADLVWSSAMDSQVKLINDGFAQAYASPEKPALPASAVWKNMGFGVTAEPIAYVYNRKAIPDARAPRSHAALEAMLRRDRRALTGKVATFDPARSNTGYLYLTQDHAITRDTGALVQALAATRPVLSITTEPMLRGVAEGKLTIAYNVIGSYALERARRDPRIGVIFPQDYTIQMSRIAFIARDARHPAGAKLFLDFLLSRAGQSLLARNSLWPVRADIKARRLPAGQARPIRVGPQLLVNLDHLKRQRFLREWTAALANGAKTQ